Proteins from a genomic interval of Plasmodium reichenowi strain SY57 chromosome 11, whole genome shotgun sequence:
- a CDS encoding putative exported protein (Plasmodium exported protein, unknown function), protein MEFLTNHSKIIRKSIFLFTIEMMAIFLLALFLLNQNSQNPSKHQTTESLVKSDYKYNRILSQESYEELDEPTTRYLDQLIRSGNKKTSDKKKLNHKKEKNDDKNNVDNKNNDDKNNVDNKNNDDKNNVDNKNNDDKNNVDNKNNDDKNNVDNKNNDDKNNVDNKNNVDNKNNVDNKNNVDNKNNKSKSNKNNKSKSKKNNNKK, encoded by the exons ATGGAATTTTTAACAAATCACAGTAAAATAATTAGAAAGAGTATCTTTCTATTCACAATTGAGATGATGGCGATTTTTCTGTTAgctttatttttattgaaTCAG AATTCACAAAATCCATCCAAACATCAAACTACCGAATCTTTAGTGAAATCAgattataaatataatcGAATTTTATCACAAGAATCTTATGAAGAACTAGACGAACCAACAACAAGGTATTTGGATCAATTAATACGGTCAGGAAATAAGAAAACAAgtgacaaaaaaaaattaaaccataaaaaagaaaaaaatgacgacaaaaataatgtagATAACAAAAACAATGACgacaaaaataatgtagATAACAAAAACAATGACgacaaaaataatgtagataacaaaaataatgacgacaaaaataatgtagataacaaaaataatgacgacaaaaataatgtagataacaaaaataatgacgacaaaaataatgtagataacaaaaataatgtagataacaaaaataatgtagataacaaaaataatgtagATAACAAAAACAATAAAAGCAAAAGcaataaaaacaataaaagcaaaagcaaaaaaaacaataacaaaaaataa
- a CDS encoding DnaJ protein, putative: MLYFNLSNMNMSKKSLNKNNVNYKFEFINLFDKNGKNKRKITSSKFCKFLILTTLGMLYILLLKVDICTIKNCTSKNFTHKKRRLYENEFFNNYNDEFSNENYNKVPEKYFHCIKTAKFIDDDSSDVLVKEHDINIKELENYNLFESDEINSNSNYKERETLNEIDEISPGVIRNIKDEGYNIDDNSYSLNFNLDYYVDRTYYDILNVNVDASLNEIKNNYYNLALEYFLDRNTNDLKRKMEFEKISEAYQILSDKEKREKYHKEGLDVTEDMFIMDPSILFMLNYSLDQLFPYIGKYDITTIINFVTDQFTRGNIFETLIGKSSLEKYGDLIKKMDEKEEERKNKLVLFLKDRLQEYVDVDEDTWIVKMENEIMGLLESKFSSYIIESVGWVYENVARAFIGKEGKVFSMDEKKARKQAKHREQMNRKEAMIWSFRTVSSIGYILSGEPKNHLMIHGVTCNMYNYNEMNNFYNYDDKLVCHYPNGYSINKMFHRIIHTFVKTMTVYFLDIIESIVRVAAETVLYDEREDIKIRLKRARGMKKLGILMQKVARIRSEEFGEDKVDF, encoded by the exons atgttatattttaacTTATCTAATATGAACATGTCTAAAAAGAGtttgaataaaaataatgtgaATTACAAATTtgaatttataaatttgtttgataaaaatgggaagaataaaagaaaaattacAAGTTCGAAGTTTTGTaaatttcttatattaaCTACCTTAGGgatgttatatattttattattg AAAGTAGATATATGTACAATAAAGAATTGCACTTCAAAAAATTTTACACATAAAAAGAGACgtttatatgaaaatgaattttttaataattataatgatgaatTTTCAAACgaaaattataacaaagttccagaaaaatattttcattgtATTAAAACAGCAAAATTTATTGATGATGATTCTTCAGATGTACTTGTAAAAGAACatgatattaatataaagGAACTTGagaattataatttatttgaaagtgatgaaataaatagtaatagtaattataaagaaaGAGAAACCCTGAATGAAATAGATGAAATATCTCCAGGTGTGATTAGGaatataaaagatgaaGGTTATAATATTGATGATAACTCTTAttctttaaattttaatttagATTATTATGTTGACAGAACTTACtatgatattttaaatgtGAATGTGGATGCATcattaaatgaaataaaaaataattattataatttagctttagaatattttttagaTAGGAATACAAatgatttaaaaagaaaaatggAATTCGAGAAAATTAGCGAAGCATATCAAATATTAAGTGATAAGgaaaaaagagaaaaataCCATAAGGAAGGATTAGATGTAACAGAAGATATGTTTATAATGGATCCatccattttatttatgcTTAATTATAGTTTAGATCAATTGTTTCCATATATAGgaaaatatgatataacaactataataaattttgtaACTGATCAATTTACTAGaggaaatatatttgaaacATTAATAGGGAAAAGCTCATTAGAAAAATATGGagatttaataaaaaaaatggatgaaaaagaagaagaaagaaaaaataaactagttttatttttaaaggATAGGTTACAAGAATATGTAGATGTTGATGAGGATACCTGGATTGTAAAAATggaaaatgaaattatGGGTTTACTTGAATCCAAATTTTCAAGCTATATTATAGAATCAGTTGGTTGGGTATATGAAAATGTTGCCAGAGCTTTTATTGGAAAAGAAGGAAAAGTATTTAGTATGGATGAAAAGAAGGCAAGAAAACAAGCAAAACATAGAGAACAAATGAATAGGAAGGAAGCCATGATATGGAGTTTTAGAACAGTTTCTTCTATTGGATATATTTTGTCAGGAGAGCCAAAAAATCATCTAATGATTCACGGAGTAACTTgtaatatgtataattataatgaaatgaataatttttataattacGATGATAAATTGGTATGTCATTATCCAAATGGATActcaataaataaaatgtttcATAGAATAATACATACCTTTGTAAAAACTATGACAGTATACTTTTTGGATATTATTGAATCAATAGTTAGAGTTGCAGCAGAAACGGTTTTGTATGATGAAAGagaagatataaaaattcGCTTAAAACGAGCAAGAGGAATGAAGAAATTGGGTATTTTAATGCAAAAGGTTGCAAGAATTAGAAGTGAGGAATTTGGTGAAGACAAAGTtgatttttaa
- a CDS encoding putative exported protein (Plasmodium exported protein, unknown function), with the protein MKNCRNILIEKIYFLLAILGILSVVSLYLYIPNENINLSFHKYDSYIRILCEKNPDDDQFVGSLCRTDCNSNYNEDIERESDKKKNIILEYMGQNGMNKTYEYHMNLMTPLDKYEEIQNQDREKDDQNERQKMERKEMEEREQRERKERKKREERERNERKKREKRERNEREKQENKERKEREKQERKEREEREKKEKKEREEREKKERKEREEREKKERKEREKQEKKERKEREKREKKEREQREKQLKRERQKREKEERKERERREKQLKKEREKQEKRERKQREKQEKKERQKREREERKEREKRAKQEKKEREQREKQEKKEREKRAKQERKEKEKRDKQEEKKSEEREKQEKKEKEEREKQEKKESEEREKQEKKENGKCLKQKNIKEEGNRNINKNEDNQNRNNMETRPTDKNNRV; encoded by the exons ATGAAAAATTGTAGGAATATATTAATcgaaaaaatttattttttactaGCTATTCTTGGGATATTATCTGTCGTGTCATtg tatttatatatacctaatgagaatattaatttaagttttcataaatatgattcatatataagaatattatgCGAGAAAAATCCAGATGATGATCAATTTGTGGGAAGTCTTTGTAGGACGGATTGTAATAGTAATTACAATGAAGATATAGAAAGAGAAAGtgataaaaagaaaaatataatattggAATATATGGGACAAAACGGAATGAATAAAACTTACGAGTATCATATGAATTTAATGACACCTTTAgataaatatgaagaaataCAAAACCAAGATAGAGAAAAAGATGATCAAAACGAACGTCAGAAAATGGAAAGAAAAGAAATGGAGGAAAGAGAACAACGTGAAAGGAAAGAAAGGAAGAAACGGGAAGAACGTGAAAGGAACGAAAGGAAGAAAAGGGAAAAACGTGAAAGAAACGAAAGGGAAAAACaggaaaataaagaaaGGAAAGAAAGGGAGAAACAAGAAAGGAAGGAAAGAGAAGAACGtgaaaagaaagaaaagaaGGAAAGAGAAGAACGtgaaaagaaagaaagGAAGGAAAGAGAAGAACGcgaaaaaaaagaaaggaaagaaagagaaaagcaagaaaaaaaagaaaggaAAGAAAGAGAAAAACGCGAAAAAAAAGAACGCGAACAAAGGGAAAAACAATTAAAAAGGGAAAGACAAAAACGTGAAAAAGAGGAAAGGAAAGAAAGGGAAAGAAGGGAAaaacaattaaaaaaggaaagagaaaaacaagaaaaaagagaaaGGAAACAGCGTGAAAAACaagaaaagaaagaaagacAAAAACGTGAAAGAGAGGAAAGGAAAGAAAGGGAAAAGCGTGCTAAACaagaaaagaaagaaagGGAACAACGTGAAAAACaagaaaagaaagaaagGGAAAAACGTGCTAAACAAGAAAGGAAAGAAAAGGAGAAGCGTGATAAacaagaagaaaaaaaaagtgaGGAGCGCGAGAAACaagaaaagaaagaaaagGAGGAGCGTGAGAAACaagaaaagaaagaaagTGAGGAGCGTGAgaaacaagaaaaaaaagaaaatggaaaatgcttaaaacaaaaaaatataaaagaagaaggAAACAggaatattaataaaaacgAAGATAATCAAAATAGGAATAACATGGAAACACGTCCTACTGATAAAAACAATAGAGTATAA
- a CDS encoding flavoprotein, putative, which produces MKCIECFENIEDFDGNLSNASIKEIDNVIVSKKEKSLLLSNKETLFIHNYKEGISNINNESYKLLSMDNFGRNKKETIINNIEKVYNRNVVNNIYSSDLLNKHYNKQKKHNLLHIEPSGVLYKNDEDYFKIALRYDPKNNVDNKKDELRKQNENNDNICNVIDNDYFLKYSKFFNSKLRPKNIDEILKTLEENFLPNDDENIIFITSGGTKVPLEKVDIRNIDNFSTGRRGALMCEYFLKKNKKVIFLHRRGSHLPFEYHLKGVANFNNLNLVDNNIITFNLKEDEKLNLINNIKNYQKYKENLFIVAFDTIFDYGYYLLEIGKLLNDNMKKRYEKYFNLNKDFNYTLVVDVYAKNILEDIVHLFSSNNNVIYGKYNEEGRFYELLQKLILFENLRLEKYNNNNNNNNNNNNGCYDLSHFFKYIFDILYDMIKKGQIRLSDESIKDIVVRAKFFINNINGCMKMKSQDYILNDMKHLKYNVNHKNNNKNMYMYEKINNITFCNSVHINGEINENVPNVGDNKSNEFLFPSHLMILCAAASDFYIPFDDLLDFKIDSNNCPFQIEMYLTPKFYKITYKYFPFLKHCIFKLEDQDNVLIKKSNERLEHADMLIANILTQRNMFVYIFKKEQEYFKLTKSKGEPIENNICREVCKHFSII; this is translated from the coding sequence atgaaatgtATTGAATGTTTTGAAAATATAGAAGATTTTGATGGAAATTTATCAAATGCCTctataaaagaaatagaTAATGTTATTGTAAGTAAAAAAGAGaaatctttattattatctaatAAAGAGACTTTATTTATCCATAATTATAAAGAGGGCATAtctaatattaataatgaatcATATAAGTTATTATCTATGGATAATTTTGGAAGAAATAAGAAGGAAactattattaataatatagaaaaagtatataatagaaatgttgtgaataatatatattcatctgatttattaaataaacatTATAATAAGCAAAAGAAGCataatttattacatatagAACCTAGTGGTgtattatacaaaaatgatgaggattattttaaaatagCTTTACGTTATGAtccaaaaaataatgtagataataaaaaagatgaactacggaaacaaaatgaaaataatgataatatatgtaatgtaatagataatgattattttttgaagTATTCAAAATTTTTCAATAGTAAATTGAGAcctaaaaatatagatgaaatattaaaaacatTAGAGGAGAATTTCCTTCCAAATGATGATgagaatataatatttataacatcCGGAGGTACTAAAGTTCCTCTTGAAAAGGTTgatataagaaatattgATAATTTTTCTACAGGAAGGAGAGGAGCACTTATGtgtgaatattttttaaaaaaaaataagaaagTGATTTTTTTACACCGAAGAGGATCTCATTTACCATTTGAATATCATTTAAAGGGTGTAGcaaattttaataatttaaatcttgtagataataatattattacatttaaTTTGAAGGAGgatgaaaaattaaacctaataaataatataaaaaattatcagAAATATAAGGAGAACCTTTTTATAGTAGCTTTTGATACTATATTTGATTATggttattatttattagaaattggaaaattattaaatgataatatgaagaaaagatatgagaaatattttaatcTTAATAAGGattttaattatacatTGGTAGTTGATGTATATGctaaaaatattttagaAGATATAGTTCATTTATTTTCgtctaataataatgtaatatatgGTAAATATAATGAGGAAGGACGTTTTTATgaattattacaaaaattgattttatttgaaaatCTACGTTTAGaaaaatacaataataataataataataataataataataataatggaTGTTATGATTTatcacatttttttaaatatatatttgatattttatatgatatgaTTAAAAAAGGTCAAATTAGATTATCAGACGAAAGTATAAAAGATATTGTTGTAAGAgcaaaattttttataaataatattaatggTTGTATGAAAATGAAGAGCCAGGATTACATTCTTAATGATATGAAgcatttaaaatataatgtcaatcataaaaataataataaaaatatgtatatgtatgaaaaaataaataatattacttTTTGTAATTCTGTACATATAAATGGGGaaattaatgaaaatgtaCCAAATGTTGGtgataataaatcaaatgaatttttatttccttcACATTTAATGATATTATGTGCAGCAGCTAGtgatttttatattccTTTTGATGATTTACTTGATTTTAAGATAGATAGTAACAATTGTCCTTTTCAAATTGAAATGTATTTAACTCCTAagttttataaaattacatataaatatttccCGTTTTTAAAGCattgtatatttaaattagAAGATCAGGACAATGTACTTATTAAAAAATCAAATGAACGACTAGAACATGCAGATATGTTAATAGCCAATATATTAACGCAGAGAAATAtgtttgtttatatttttaagaaGGAACAAGAATATTTCAAATTAACTAAATCGAAAGGAGAACCaattgaaaataatatatgtcGTGAAGTATGTAAGCACTTTTCAATAATATAG